Proteins encoded by one window of Kribbella italica:
- the trpS gene encoding tryptophan--tRNA ligase has translation MTSVSGIMPTGRLTLGNHLGALRRFTDPNGFYFVANLHAMTMRHVPRRLAELTRETATLMLAAGSPEGTVFVQSEVPAHVQLGYLLECTSYVGELSRMIQYKEKGRDKPMTRVSLFTYPCLMAADILLYGTDRVPVGDDQDQHVELARDVAIRFNREYGETFVVPELAKAAFATRIKDLQTPTAKMSKSDVDDAIGTIRLLDPPDVIRRQVMKAKTDSENVVRYDPSGKPGVTNLLEILAACTDGDPEELAKGYQGYGDLKTDVADAVLSVIEPLQRRYAVLASDPATVDAMLIAGRDRAIEASAPLLLSASTAMGLGTGRVAAVV, from the coding sequence ATGACTTCCGTTTCCGGCATCATGCCGACCGGCCGGCTGACCCTGGGCAACCACCTGGGCGCGCTGCGCCGCTTCACGGACCCGAACGGGTTCTACTTCGTCGCGAACCTGCACGCGATGACCATGCGGCACGTCCCGCGACGGCTGGCCGAGCTCACCCGGGAGACCGCGACGCTGATGCTCGCGGCCGGATCGCCCGAGGGCACGGTGTTCGTGCAGTCGGAGGTGCCGGCGCACGTGCAGCTCGGGTACCTGCTCGAGTGCACCTCGTACGTCGGGGAGCTGTCGCGGATGATCCAGTACAAGGAGAAGGGCCGCGACAAACCGATGACCCGGGTGTCCTTGTTCACCTATCCGTGCCTGATGGCCGCCGACATCTTGCTCTACGGAACCGACCGGGTCCCGGTCGGTGACGACCAGGACCAGCACGTCGAGCTGGCCCGTGACGTGGCGATCCGGTTCAACCGCGAGTACGGCGAGACGTTCGTCGTCCCGGAGCTGGCGAAGGCGGCGTTCGCGACCCGGATCAAGGACCTGCAGACGCCGACGGCCAAGATGAGCAAGTCCGACGTGGACGACGCGATCGGCACGATCCGGCTGCTCGACCCGCCGGACGTGATCCGCCGGCAGGTGATGAAGGCGAAGACGGATTCCGAGAACGTCGTCCGCTACGACCCGTCGGGCAAGCCGGGCGTGACGAACCTGCTGGAGATCCTTGCCGCCTGCACCGACGGGGACCCGGAAGAGCTGGCCAAGGGCTACCAAGGCTACGGCGACCTGAAGACGGACGTCGCCGACGCGGTGCTGAGTGTGATCGAGCCGCTGCAGCGCCGGTACGCCGTACTGGCGTCGGATCCGGCGACCGTCGACGCGATGCTGATCGCCGGGCGGGACCGGGCGATCGAGGCGAGCGCACCGTTGTTGCTGTCGGCAAGCACCGCGATGGGCCTGGGCACCGGGCGGGTGGCAGCCGTGGTTTGA
- a CDS encoding endonuclease/exonuclease/phosphatase family protein: MSVQLRVATFNIRNSSAPDGDDSWPVRREATVAAIEELAADVIGLQEVLPDQLAYLRERFSGWEIVGAGRDDGVSAGEHSVVMVRPGDWSVESFKTRWLSPRPDVPGSVGWDADLTRIATLVDLKHVDGRRVGVINTHYDHLGDTARVESSRLLDQWATLDRPWVLMGDLNAEPASPPLKVLTATGWTDALPPDAGGTFHDFTGEAGERIDHILVKRLHVVDASVAQHRPGGRLPSDHWPVVATLRA, from the coding sequence GTGAGTGTGCAGCTGCGGGTGGCGACCTTCAACATCCGGAACTCCTCGGCGCCGGACGGCGACGACTCCTGGCCCGTGCGCCGGGAGGCGACGGTCGCGGCGATCGAGGAACTGGCGGCCGACGTCATCGGGTTGCAGGAGGTGCTGCCGGACCAGCTCGCCTACCTGCGGGAACGCTTCAGCGGCTGGGAGATCGTCGGCGCCGGACGGGACGACGGGGTGTCGGCCGGTGAGCACTCGGTGGTGATGGTCCGGCCAGGTGACTGGTCGGTCGAGTCCTTCAAGACCCGCTGGCTGTCGCCGCGGCCCGACGTACCGGGCTCGGTCGGATGGGACGCGGACCTGACCCGGATCGCTACGCTCGTCGACCTCAAGCACGTCGACGGACGGCGAGTCGGGGTGATCAACACCCACTACGACCACTTGGGAGACACGGCCCGAGTCGAGTCGTCCCGCCTGCTCGACCAGTGGGCGACTCTCGATCGACCGTGGGTCCTGATGGGCGACCTCAACGCCGAGCCCGCTTCCCCGCCGCTGAAGGTGCTCACCGCCACGGGGTGGACCGATGCGCTGCCCCCTGACGCAGGCGGGACGTTCCACGACTTCACCGGCGAGGCCGGCGAACGCATCGACCACATCCTGGTCAAGCGGCTGCACGTGGTCGACGCGTCCGTCGCGCAGCACCGACCAGGTGGCCGACTTCCGAGCGACCACTGGCCGGTCGTGGCGACGCTCAGAGCCTGA
- a CDS encoding glycoside hydrolase family 65 protein gives MTERAAEHPIEPWALRETGLDLDRMAQAESLFALSNGHIGLRGNFDEGEPFAIPGTYLNSFYERRPLPYAEAGYGYPESGQTLVDVTNGKLIRLLVDDSPFDVRYGDLHSHERVLDFREGILQRDVDWTSPAGKRVKIRSRRLVSLTQRAIVAIEYVVEAVDQPTRIVVQSELVANESQPRLSADPRVAAVLENPLEPVSQHGDAEDVVLVHRTRQSEQLMASGMTHEVDTPTRFKVDLDIREDWARNTVICELQPGEKLRVVKYVAYGWSSLRSETAIADQVAAALAGAQFTGWNGLVKQQKEFLDDFWDAADVEVHGHAELQQAVRFALFHVLQAGARAERRAIPSKGLTGAGYDGHTFWDTEGFVLPVLTYTMPDAAADALRWRHSILDQAKERAGVLGLKGAAFPWRTIRGQECSGYWPAGTAAFHLNADIAEAVTRYYCATLDEQFMTDVGVELLVETARLWISLGHHDRDGRWHLPGVTGPDEYSAVADDNVFTNLMAAKNLRAAATFAAKYPAKARDLEVDSEEEAAWRDAAGAVYVPYDEKLGVHPQSEGFTGYAEWDFEAYRDKYPLMLHAPYFELYRKQVIKQADLMLATYWCGEQFTAEQKARDFDYYERLTVRDSSLSACVQAVAAAEVGHLDLAYDYAYEAALIDLLDLHHNSGDGLHMASLAGAWMALVAGFGGLREREGKLSFDPALPDGLDGLVFRVRWRGVRLRVEVQHHQVTYAVHDGPGAQITFLHVGEEVRVTDDQPVTKALTKRKPLLPRPPQPVGREPMSAVTKHPREKHLAGEA, from the coding sequence GTGACCGAGCGCGCCGCCGAGCACCCGATCGAGCCCTGGGCACTGCGCGAGACCGGGCTGGACCTCGACCGGATGGCCCAGGCCGAGTCGCTGTTCGCGCTCTCCAACGGACACATCGGCCTGCGCGGCAACTTCGACGAGGGCGAGCCGTTCGCGATCCCCGGCACCTACCTGAACTCCTTCTACGAGCGCCGCCCACTCCCGTACGCCGAAGCCGGCTACGGCTACCCCGAGTCCGGCCAGACCCTCGTCGACGTCACCAACGGCAAGCTGATCCGGCTGCTCGTCGACGACTCGCCGTTCGACGTCCGGTACGGCGACCTGCACAGCCACGAGCGCGTGCTCGACTTCCGCGAAGGGATCCTGCAGCGCGACGTCGACTGGACGTCGCCGGCCGGGAAGCGGGTCAAGATCCGCTCACGCCGGCTGGTCTCGCTGACCCAGCGTGCGATCGTCGCGATCGAGTACGTCGTCGAGGCCGTCGACCAGCCGACCCGGATCGTGGTCCAGTCCGAACTGGTCGCGAACGAGTCCCAGCCGCGGCTGTCCGCCGACCCGCGCGTCGCGGCGGTGCTGGAGAACCCGCTCGAGCCGGTCTCGCAGCACGGGGACGCCGAGGACGTCGTACTCGTTCACCGCACGCGACAGAGCGAGCAGCTGATGGCGTCGGGGATGACGCACGAGGTCGACACCCCGACGCGGTTCAAGGTCGATCTCGACATCCGCGAGGACTGGGCCCGCAACACCGTGATCTGCGAGCTGCAGCCTGGCGAGAAGCTGCGCGTGGTCAAGTACGTCGCCTACGGCTGGTCGAGCCTGCGGTCGGAGACGGCGATCGCCGACCAGGTCGCGGCCGCGCTGGCCGGCGCGCAGTTCACCGGCTGGAACGGGTTGGTGAAGCAGCAGAAGGAGTTCCTGGACGACTTCTGGGACGCCGCCGACGTGGAGGTGCACGGCCACGCGGAGCTGCAGCAGGCGGTCCGGTTCGCGCTGTTCCACGTGTTGCAGGCCGGTGCCCGGGCCGAGCGGCGGGCGATCCCGTCGAAGGGCCTGACCGGCGCGGGCTACGACGGGCACACGTTCTGGGACACCGAGGGTTTCGTGCTGCCGGTCCTGACGTACACGATGCCGGACGCCGCGGCCGACGCGCTGCGCTGGCGGCACTCGATCCTGGACCAGGCGAAGGAGCGGGCCGGCGTACTCGGACTGAAGGGCGCGGCGTTCCCGTGGCGGACGATCCGCGGGCAGGAGTGCTCGGGGTACTGGCCGGCCGGTACGGCGGCGTTCCACCTGAACGCCGACATCGCCGAGGCGGTCACCCGCTACTACTGCGCGACCCTCGACGAGCAGTTCATGACCGACGTCGGGGTCGAGCTGCTGGTGGAGACCGCCCGGCTGTGGATCTCGCTCGGCCACCACGACCGCGACGGCCGCTGGCACCTGCCCGGCGTCACCGGCCCGGACGAGTACAGCGCTGTTGCCGACGACAACGTGTTCACCAACCTGATGGCGGCCAAGAACCTGCGCGCCGCGGCGACGTTCGCGGCGAAGTACCCGGCCAAGGCCCGCGACCTGGAGGTCGACTCCGAGGAGGAGGCCGCGTGGCGGGACGCGGCCGGCGCGGTCTACGTCCCGTACGACGAGAAGCTCGGCGTGCACCCGCAGTCCGAGGGCTTCACCGGGTACGCCGAGTGGGACTTCGAGGCGTACCGGGACAAGTACCCGCTGATGCTGCACGCGCCGTACTTCGAGCTGTACCGCAAGCAGGTGATCAAGCAGGCCGACCTGATGCTGGCGACGTACTGGTGCGGTGAGCAGTTCACGGCCGAGCAGAAGGCGCGCGACTTCGACTACTACGAGCGGCTGACGGTCCGGGACTCGTCGCTGTCGGCGTGCGTCCAGGCGGTCGCAGCGGCCGAGGTCGGGCATCTCGACCTGGCGTACGACTACGCGTACGAGGCGGCACTGATCGACCTGCTCGACTTGCACCACAACAGCGGCGACGGGCTGCACATGGCGTCGCTGGCCGGTGCGTGGATGGCGCTGGTCGCGGGCTTCGGCGGTCTGCGGGAGCGCGAGGGCAAGCTGAGCTTCGATCCGGCGCTGCCGGACGGGCTCGACGGGCTGGTCTTCCGGGTCCGCTGGCGTGGGGTCAGGCTGCGGGTCGAAGTTCAGCACCACCAGGTCACGTACGCCGTCCACGACGGTCCCGGTGCGCAGATCACCTTCCTGCACGTGGGGGAGGAGGTCCGGGTGACCGACGACCAGCCGGTGACGAAGGCGCTGACGAAGCGCAAGCCGCTGCTGCCCCGGCCGCCGCAGCCGGTCGGTCGCGAGCCGATGTCCGCTGTCACCAAGCACCCGAGGGAGAAGCACCTCGCGGGCGAGGCCTGA
- a CDS encoding HAD family hydrolase codes for MLGLPAQVTVCLFDLDGVLTDTAAVHQAAWKEMFDAFLTDRGGAPFTSDDYEEYVDGKPRTDGVRDFLASRDITLPEGDPDDPQDAKTINGLGNRKNDAVQRRIRTDGVRVFEGSRRYLQAAQQAGLRRAVVSSSANTQEVLEVTGLAQYVELRVDGVTIRTDHLRGKPAPDTFLTAAKQFGADPSQAVVFEDALAGVEAGKAGGFGYVVGVDRVGQADALSKHGASVVVQDLAELLDGDDQ; via the coding sequence ATGCTGGGACTGCCCGCGCAGGTGACGGTCTGCCTGTTCGACCTCGACGGGGTGCTGACCGACACCGCGGCCGTGCACCAGGCGGCGTGGAAGGAGATGTTCGACGCCTTCCTCACCGACCGCGGCGGTGCTCCGTTCACGTCCGACGACTACGAGGAGTACGTCGACGGCAAGCCGCGGACCGACGGCGTCCGTGACTTCCTGGCGAGCCGCGACATCACGCTGCCCGAGGGCGATCCGGACGACCCCCAAGACGCCAAGACGATCAACGGCCTCGGCAACCGCAAGAACGACGCGGTCCAGCGCCGGATCCGCACCGACGGCGTCCGCGTCTTCGAGGGCTCCCGCCGCTACCTCCAGGCCGCGCAGCAGGCCGGGCTCCGCCGCGCGGTCGTCTCGTCGAGCGCGAACACCCAAGAGGTCCTCGAGGTCACCGGCCTCGCCCAGTACGTCGAACTGCGCGTCGACGGCGTCACCATCCGCACCGACCACCTCCGCGGCAAACCCGCCCCCGACACCTTCCTGACCGCCGCGAAACAGTTCGGTGCCGACCCGTCCCAGGCGGTCGTCTTCGAGGACGCACTGGCCGGCGTCGAGGCCGGGAAGGCCGGCGGATTCGGGTACGTCGTCGGCGTCGACCGGGTCGGCCAGGCCGATGCCCTGAGCAAGCACGGCGCGAGCGTCGTCGTCCAGGACCTTGCCGAGCTGCTGGACGGAGACGACCAGTGA